Genomic window (Salvelinus alpinus chromosome 26, SLU_Salpinus.1, whole genome shotgun sequence):
GCATTTGAGTCATCTACCCTGTGTTtagtatgtatttattttttcttttgtatagtgtagtagagtttTAAAGCTATTTAGAATGGTATCATGTTGGGGATTAATACAATGGGATGATTCTGTAAGGCAGGGGTTAGAgattctgtgttttcctgggacccaaacTCAAGAAAATATGCAACTATACATAAATATCAGTACATTTCCTTGCCCTTATGCCTAAAAcaaataaactgattgatcacatcacacagatgtagaccagAAAACACACAGTCCTGATGAGAGCATGTCTATTCTGGGCTCTGTTTTTGACAGTGCAACACAGGTCGTGCTCAGCCTTGAaactgtttctgtacttgttttttaactatgtcagagttgagaaccctgactcacataggtacgtgatGCCAAACTGGACTAGAACATCCACTGCTTTCagtcagtgtcacgttcctgacctgttttctcttgtttttgtatgtgtttagttggtcagggcgtgagttggggtgggcattctatgttttgtgtttctatgttgggtgcaatgtgttgcctgatatggttctcaattagggggcaggtgttttacgtttcctctgattgagaaccatattaaggtaggctgttcacactgtttgtttgtgggtggttgtctctcgtgtctgtatgtctaccacacgggactgtttcgtttgtcgtttgtgtatgtagtctgttcctcgttttttgtaagttctcaagtccaggtctgtctacatcgtttgtttgttttggtagttggttaaagtgttttcgtgtttcatctttactttaataaatatcattATGTCCACATttaccgctgcattttggtccgacccttactcctccTCATCCGACGAGaccgcttcctgctgtagatgaacaacccagaactgtgtgagtgtgtttgaagCAATATGCTTTTTGAAGCAATAAGTTTATTCCAGTTAATTTTTATTCttattattgtattttaacagcaacagttccaacctagactagttttcaacaataatttctacagtaagatgtacagtaggtctgatcatttttcatcttcatctgtactgttactggGTTGCACTCAGTGGCTAGCTTGCTTTGGCGAATGTTAGCCATTAGCTGTGTACAAGAccaggggattgtttgaaagagaaactcacatctactactatgagagtaagttagtactcccttatttctgcttaCCATTacctgttataaaatgacaacaatgccttgacttacttttccactgtcgaagtactgtttcctgaagcattctgacctgttctgaaagaactccctgggtttaccatcatgctgtggatgtttggtcCGGACGTGTCATTTTATTAATTCGTTCATTATGAGAGACTCATTACTAAGGACTTCCCCGCACAAAACACATTGTGAGCGCTCCTCGTTCTGAgtttgtatgaaagagagagaatatgCATATGCATTTCATGAcaattgagctcagtcagaacttgtgTGCTATCATGAGTCCATTTCATGACAGCGGTGAGTGATGGCGAGTGGGAATAACAAGtggtactttatgctgaaaaacatgaacggacacacgaggacaaacaatatagcgtagttatagaaataattAAATGTCTTAttattctccatggttggccctcttgcctattctttgaaggtggaaggcgccacagttatacacctgagcctgcttactgcacaacacaatccatcaatcagattgatacatgtaggtgtgggttatagggtgtctaattgttcaaaaatgttttaatattggtgatttaaaatagcctgttttgtttttgtacagacatcacacccttccctaaacagcaccctcacctgagaagtagaaatcaaagggggagaaactgggaattgaataactgcagttgacatatctaagtaaatggaagaatactcttattgcaatgtgaatggctcttaaaagagcctttggttgtggatagtatagtctatggtgttgccagggaacagcaccctcttcgaAGAAGTAGGTGAAGATCTCCCGCACACGGATTGCCTCTCTTACTGCGTTGTTGGAacccatccttgaaacatcctgcagagcagcagacttctcctctggcacacggcggcgagctgcagatcccctcctggtccttGTGTCCATCCCCATGAAGTtatgcaggacacaggtagccttcacacacctgaattcctccaggaggcagtcccagatgaccctggtcacccaaccttgcagttccctacacggtaactgtaggcaatcgttttgaaggaatctccagttacaaggtatctgtaggaatatggaagataatgtaattattagacttctacatcaccaggtcattgtggattactaaagtataatatccctgataataaatcatgataacattggattgaaAGATGCATGGACACACAtatgtttacaattggctcattcatccccctcctctcccctgtaactattccccaggtcgttgctgcaaatgagaacgtgttctcagtcaacttacctggtaaaataacggtaaaaaaaataaaattaaaaaattaaaataacaggatcatatcaaggatagcatcacaaataaatacataaataccacttgaaacTTGATGAGTTGagcatttgaatcagctgtgcagttctaatgcaaaaacaaatatgtgcacctctgagtccccaggaccaggactgagaaccactgctcttcattgggacctcttcatatgtagactggctgcactgaatattatgttgctATTATCTCCAtcctcacttctagggacaggaactacacaaaagtacctgccctatccagaatagcctactcTCACTGAAAGTTGGGgatgctatcctttcaccctcctccatggctgttagctagctacctacaaatgcatttggagtctGTTTTTTACAGTGACaaatacatcaagatagctagctaacattaagttaGGTAGATGGTGATATTTCAttcacttagctagctatctatacagtatgtgaagttagccaactagctagctcatttagcaactcatttgagttagcctgcactgtagctagttagctaataatacaCCGTTCTTTTTACATTTTCgaaatgtatttacttacttgaataggttcacccagccatgtggacaattggaaacagggcagcaaagtttgtttgtcaccagagagttttagaggatattactattgaactatgtacccatttaataaccagaccttcatacaaacttgctataCTGAATTCTTGACGCACGATCGAACATTCTGCCATAtgctgccagcacgcccacaagcaAGTCACAATGGGCGGCCTAAGCACCACGCGGCAATTTACCGCTATCTAGTGTACATTCACCGTTAGTGTGGTGTAGACACCAGGTGAGGCcgcacacacagattcctgtagaacactgtcactttaactaccttattttctcaataacagtctctctgcttcacttcatccctttctcctcttctccctaaatcctctaggactaggttatatcagctgtgtcggtgaacccctcccgcatctgaactggctacatagagggcacTTGGTCAgttcaacaggaagtattattaaagagatgctttacattgaaatacagatcaagatgcagtagtcccagagttaataatccaaggtcagttttgcatttcacctcctgattatTGTGATGACTGACAAAGTTAGAataaaaacacaaggcttaaacatgctctctctctccatctgtctctcatctacagatatgttttgatgtgagaggatgccaacccccagtcccattatcgccacctcacccgcttttaagataaccttcgggccgaCTAGACacactattatgtaattgtgatgaacagAGAGAATATTTGGGTTGCACTATGGATCATTAGGCATatgctgccttccctgctcctatgtTCTTACCTTTTCCACTTTCTGTCTTTTCCACCCCTCTCACCAcctgtttttataatgcacaaaATATGTGCATtgtagtacagattgaacttgtatttataacacttgtataatgaacttctttcaataaagcgtttcacgtTCTCttctggttgaaattaagtctcTCATTTGATGAAATACTACACATATCctgtttatcagatcaatgcagatgaagggcattagatATTGAGATGAACCGGTTTTAGAATATTTACATGATGTATAGGAAGTGTAGTGTTGTaacgttcgtcttcctcctcgtccgaggaggagcaaggatcggaccaaagcgcagcgtggtttgaatacatactatcgtttattaaacgaagacgaaaaaacactagaacaaactacaaaacaataaacgacgtgaacagacctgaacttgagaacataaaacatgaacgcacgaacaggaacaaacgaacgaaacagtaccgtgtggcgaacaaacacagacacagcaacaatcacccacaaacaaacagtgaaaacagcctaccttaatatggttcccaatcagagacaatgacaaacacctgcctctgagaaccatatTTGGCCAAACGAAGAAACCTAAACAtacaaacaaataacatagactgcccaccccaactcacgccctgaccatactaaataaagacaaaacaagggaaataaggtcaggaacgtgacaagtgtACTGTTTTTGAAATtctatttctgtatatatgaattacaaatcagcctttaactagttaaatcctgtttctagtctatcAGTTACAATGggtaaccattgatgtcccaggaccaagattggtaaacactgttgaagtgtataattgtaatacatacatgcagacacagcaggATTCAAGgactggaatttgatactcctggttttggatatgactgaaaattTATCTCAAagactgtaacggcagccttcctcttcgtctgaagaggtgtagcagggattggaccaagacgcagcgtagttcgtgttcaacatgtttaataaaagacaCAAAACAtgaacactacacaaatacaaaataacaaaccgaaacagtcctatctggtgcagagaacacaaagacagaagacaaccacccaccaaaacccaacacaaaaaaggctacctaaatattgttcccaatcagagacaatgactaacacctgcctctgattgagaaccatatcaggccaaacatagaaacgtgaaaactagacacaacatagaatgcccactcagctcacgtcctgaccaacactaaaacaaagaaaacacaaaataattATGGTCAGAATGTGACAGTATGATTTAGGTCGCATGCTAAAAATAATAGTTCCTGTCTGGATTTGATCTAATATTGCTTGAATTCTATCGAAAAATCATCAGATTTGCCCCTAGTGGGGAAATCAATGTGTATTTTTTTGCCATGTATTCAACAATTCAACATTAGAAAACGGCCTTCTTGGTCCGTGTGCTGGAAAAGGGTGTATTCTTATTTATTAGGAtgcctacacctctgctgttagGATGCCTACACCtctgccttatggcaaggtgctccatcatgctggaaaaggcattgtttgtcaccaaactgttcctggatggttgggagaagttgctctcggaggatgtgttggtaacattctttattcatggttgtgttcttaggcaaaattgtgagtgagcccactcccttggctaagaagcaaccccacacatgaatggtctcaggatgctttactgttggcatgacgcaggactgatggtagcgtacaccttgtcttctccggacaagcttttttccggatgcatcaaacaatcggaaaggagattcatcagagaaaatgactttaccccagtcctcctaccttttgcagaatatcagtctgtccctgatgttttcctggagagaagtggcttcttggctgcccttcttgacagcagaccatcctccaaaagtattcgccttgctgtgcgtgcagatgcactcacacctgcctttcctgagcaagctctgtactggtggtgccccgatcccgcagctgaatcaactttaggagacggtcctggcacttgctggactttcttgggcgccgtgaagccttcttcacaacaattgaaccgctctccttgaagttcttgatgatccgataaatggttgatttaggtgcaatcttactggcagcaatatccttgcctgtgaagctctttttgtgcaaagcaatgatgacggcatgtgtttccttgcaggtaaccatggatgacagaggaagaacaatgattccaagcaccaccctccttttgaagcttccagtctgttattcgaactcaatcagcatgacagagtgatctccagccttgtcctcgtcaacactcacacctgtgttaacgagagaatcactgacatgatgtcagctggtccttttgtggcagggctgaaatgcagtggaaatgtttttcttGGATTCAGTtcctttgcatggcaaagaggaactttgcaattcattgcaattcatctgatcactcttcataacattctggagtttatgcaaattgccatcatacaaactgaggcagcagactttgtgaaaatgtatatttgtgtcactcaacttttggccacgacggTATTACATGGAATGTGCACAGGCTCCATGATGGAAAAAAGCATATGGTTCTTGAACACTTAAAGAGATTGTCAGCAGATGTGGTTCTCCTGCAAGAGTTACATTTCAAAAAAGGAGAAATTTATTATTTAAAGAGGAGCTGGGTTGTAGAGGCCTATGCTGCCACCAACTGTagtaactaagtggctcagggaacattacatcgatattttgggtccatgggcaggaaactccccagaccttaatcccattgagaacttgtggtcaatcctcaagaggcgggtggacaaacaaaaccccacaaattctgacaaaatccagcattgattatgcaagaatgggctgccatcagtcaggatgtggcccagaagttaattgacagcatgccagggcggattgcagaggtcttgaaaaagaagggtcaacactgcaaatattgactctttgcatcaacttcatgtaattgtcaataaaagcctttgacacttatgaaatgcctgTAATTatattcagtattccatagtaacatctgacaaaaatatctaaagacactgaagcagcaaactttgtgaacatttatatttgtgtaattctcaaaacttttggccacgactgtacatttgaTTTTGTTGGTCCTTACTACAAAGTCAACCTTGTCTGTTTTGTCTACATTGACAAACCAGATAAAACATATGAGGGCGGTGGGCGTTCCATGGAATGGGAGAGTCATAGTATGAATACATAGTTAttgtatacattacatatatGGAGCATGTGGACTGAGCAGACATTTAACAGaaaacacagaaaacacacaaaaaacacaaagCAAAGTACTTTTTGTACTTTGAGGTGCTATGCCTTTTTAACGCTTTGTTAAGTTCCAAATCCTCTTCAAATGTacccaaaaatattttgtattttgaaaatacataTTACAGCTTTTGAAAGTATCTGGTTACAAAATAGATTATAGTGTAGTTCAGCCCAGTGTAATAAAACATACAAAATTACTTTGCACTTAGTAGAGAGAAAATCAATCAAATAGGACTCACACTGAAATGTCTGGGTTTTTTCTCCCAAGCCAGTGCAGATGAAAAACATAGGCCTCATGTTGAATGTTCTTCAATATCACGTCTCGAAAAAATCCTGGCATGAACCCTGGGGACAATAAGAAAGCACATGTAAACAATAGTCTCAAACCTTATTTGTTGAGAGTCAGACACAAAGACTCATGCTTGAAAGTTTTAGCAACCCTACACACAGCCTAATGTTCACTGTTACAGGGGCAATAATATGATTAATGCAAGACGGACATTGATTACATTGCAGTGCTGAAAACACTGTGACCGATAGAATGGAAGTCTTACTTATTCTCAGAATCAGAGCATAAGAAGTGGCATATAGTGGGCTCTACAgtagaggtgtcataatacccataaaacctagcagtcaaacagggaatgGTTCcaatcaagtcagttaagaacaaattctcattttcaatggtggcctaggaacagtgggttaataactgccttgttcagaggcagaacgacagatttttaccttgtcagcttggggattcgatcttgcaacctttcggtaatTAGTCTaacgctcttaccactaggctacctgccacaactGAAAATTttcacaagacagttcacagaattgtccatttaaagacattttgccaatttattaattactacatttagctacatTTGCCTCGATTCGGCACCCTCATCCAGATCATGGCATTTTGTAGGtatttatgatagccacattagcaactaattagcatttcattttttttttgggggggggggtaaatacaggcaaatatattgataaaagtcacttgAGATTTacagttatcaaaacatcacgccagggtaagcctacaggAAACAGAACCCTTATTTTATgggtttctaaaatcccctatgtgaaaaacgattggaaccatttccctgtttgaccgttaggttttatgggtatgtaatgaaacagcagggagcaggtctcgaacccttgaCCTTCTggccgaggtccggcgcgctatcgactgtgccgcaaaagcatgctcgtgtggcagagtcgatttccgcgcttataaacccagggtcgctACAGGTATTATGACTCACACTGTGTTACTCTTTTATGCTGACGTTTGCTCATATGAGGAAAATGTTCATACACAAATCAAAATTTGAAGAAAAAGCCCCTTTTCTTAATTTATCTATTTGGCTAACtatttagagtcattaaaacgtaTGCAAAACAAAATGTCTGGCTGGCTTCTCAAcattttttacccccaagccaagactcctgaacaggtaatcaaatggctaccccacaacccctctttacgctgctgctactctccgtTTATCATATATACACAGTCACTTTTGTTATGTTTGTTCCTTGTATAATGACAAACCGGGGCGTAAGTTTAACTACTTTTAATGAACATATACTTCAGCAAGAAAACTCCTTGTTTAGCCATGCAAGGCATTCTTCAACCACCTGCCCACCCGCATAGCCTGCTGAGTAACGTAGTCTAAATGTTATTAACGCGCAACAACAcaactttaactatacattcatgtacatgctACCTCAATTTGCCCgaacaaccagtgctcccgcacatttgctaaccgggctatctgcattgtgtggcACCCGCCAAccacctcttttacgctactgctactctctgttcatcatatggccaaggctttcgactctgtcaatcaccatattcttatcggcagactcagtagcctcggtttttctaatgactgccttgcctggttcaccaactactttgcagacagagttcagtgtgtcaaatcggagggcatgttgtccggtcctctggcagtctctatgggggtaccacagggttcaattctcgggccgactcttttctctgtatacatcaatgatgttgctcttgctgcgggcgattccctgatccacctctacgcagacgacaccattctatatacttccggcccttccttggacactgtgctatctaacctccaaacgagcttcaatgccatacaacactccttccgtggcctccaactgctcttaaacgctagtaaaaccaaatgcatgcttttcaaccgttcgctgcctgcacccgcacgcccgactagcatcaccaccctggacggttccgacctagaaaatgtggacatctataagtacctaggtgtctggctagactgcaaactctccttccagactcatatcaaacatctccaatccaaaatcaaatcaagaatcggctttctattccgcaacaaagcctccttcactcacgccgccaaacttaccctagtaaaactgactatcctaccgatcctcgacttcggcgatgtcatctacaaaatagcttccaatactctactcagcaaactggatgcagtttatcacagtgccattcgttttgttactaaagcaccttatacgacccaccactgcgacctgtatgccctagtcggctggccctcgctacatgttcgtcgtcagacccactggctccaggtcatctacaaggctatgctaggtaaagtgccgccttatctcagttcactggtcacgatggctacacccacccgcagcacgcgctccagcaggtgtatctcactgatcatccctaaagccaaaacctcatttggacgcctttccttccagttctctgctgcctgcgactggaacgaattgcaaaaatctctgaagttggagacttttatctccctcaacaactttaaaaatctgctatccgagcagctaaccgatcgctgcagctgtacatagtccatctgtaaactacccacccaatttacctacctcaccccccatactgcttttatttatttacttttctgctcttttgcacaccagtatctcttcttgcacatgatcatctgatgatttatcactccagtgttaatctgctaaattgtaattattcgatttattgcctacctcatgccttttgcacacattgtatatagattctcttttttttctaccatgttattgacttgtttattgtttactccatgtgtaactctgtgttgtctgttcacactgctatgctttatcttggccaggtcgcagttgcaaatgagaacttgttctcaactagcctacctggttaaataaaggtgaaataaaaatttaaaaaaataaaaaatatatgcatagtcactttaaccatatctacatgtacatactacctcaatcagcctgactaaccggtgtcggtatgtagcctcgctacttttatagcctcgctactgttatttttcactgtctttttactgttgtttttatttctttacttactcATTGTTCACCTactaccttttttgcactattggttagagcctgtaagtaagcatttcggcgcacgtgacaaataaacgttgatttgatttgaaaatgtcAAAAACAAATATTCGCTACGCGTCTTTATTTGAATTGATATAATGTGGATTTGTTTTTTTGTTCTCTTGTTTATTAGTGGAATCCCTTTGGCTGTTCTACATGTTACtgtttaataaaaaaattatcACTAAAAGATTAAAACAAATATTCCCCACACTGTCGCTAGATGGCAGCAAATCGTTTTCCCAGCCACTCCCACACAGTGAAATTGCACATTTCCGCATGTGAAAGTACACAGCGAAGTACTTTCTACTGCAGTAGGGCTGTTCATCTGCGTAGTTGAGAAATTGTAATGGCGATTATATTTATATTACAAACGTTTGATCATGTTTCAGTTTcattgttttggttaacttgtagACCAGCCAAGACAGCTATCTTGAACTGTAATAAGTAACTCAGTAGGTGGCAGTGTTGTATATGTTTTGTCAGGAAATAATACAGGGGATTTGGAATGTCTAGGACCACCATGAAGGCGTAGTCCAACCATGGATGATGTCTAATAAATGCTATGTTGTTACCCAATGCTCTCTTTCCATAATATATATTCAGGTATGTGATGTGGTCAGGTATTAGACCTTACGTCAGATAGTgacatgtttgttttttcccGTGGGAGACCCAAGTTCAGATTCCGCCTGTGATTTATgatatatctctccctctctctagctggGTGAGCTGGGCAAAGGAGCAGGAAAGGGGGGCGGTGGAGGAGGCTCGGTGAGGGAGGCAGGTGGTGCCTTTGGAAAGAGGCAGGCTGCAGAGGAGGAGCGTTATTTTCGGTAAGTGGATTATTTTTGTAACCTGGATGACCAGACTTATTACTACTACGCTTATGAACCAGGCTATCCATTTTAGATGAAGGTATGCATAGCTCTTGCCTTTTAACTCCAATGGACAATGTCTGATCATAGTAAAAAAGAATCCCTTTCTCGCATATGCCTCATGTTAAGCCCACATGAACGCaacccaggggtgtattcatgTCGTCTTGCAACGGAAACCGTCAAACGGAACGAAACTGGGAGGGGCCTACCAGaatttgtccaatataaactATTGTTCTCGTTGCAAAACAGTTTCCGTTTTGAGTAAAttgtttctgttgcaaaacattttgcaacataaTGGGCATAATGAATACACCTCTGGTTTCATTTTTGCTTCATTAGAGAAATCAACCAAACttgtctctccctcttgctcCTCAGTCAGAAGGAGAAGGAGCAGTTGTCTGCCCTACGGAAGCACCATGAAGAGGAGATTGACCACAGCAAGAAAGAGATTGAGCGTTTGCAGCGTGAGATTGACCGTCACAAGGGCAAAATCAAGAAACTGAAACATGATGACTGAGCTCAGTCTTCAGTCGCACTGCTTACATTATGCCAAATATCACCTATTTGCCTGATTTGGTGTTTGTAGGCAATTGTATAAGTTACATTCAAAACAATAATAAAACACTCAAGTTGTTCTCCAACTGGGAGAGTTTTTTTGTGATTACTTTCAATACCACTGTAGAATGTTTATCTTGAAGTCAGGCACATTTATTATGACAGCTGAGTATTTCATTTCAGGGGTGCCATATTTTTGAAAGTCTGAGTTTTGAACTGCACACATTCAGCTGTGACATGCAGTCCAATCAAATCAACACCAGTTCTAACACTGATTACAATAATCACATCTCGTCCATATAAAATCTGATGTCCATCGCCAAGCTTTCGTAACTAAATTTGTTTTCACTCATTCCGTTCAGTACGTTTATGCTGTAATTCAATCACAACATTGTGCAGGTCGAAATCCGAATATGTTCTCATTAAGAATCTGAGACTTTTTA
Coding sequences:
- the LOC139554300 gene encoding ATPase inhibitor A, mitochondrial-like codes for the protein MMSNKCYVVTQCSLSIIYIQLGELGKGAGKGGGGGGSVREAGGAFGKRQAAEEERYFRQKEKEQLSALRKHHEEEIDHSKKEIERLQREIDRHKGKIKKLKHDD